A genomic stretch from Acropora palmata chromosome 13, jaAcrPala1.3, whole genome shotgun sequence includes:
- the LOC141864687 gene encoding uncharacterized protein LOC141864687: MAACSSNGELSGQFSIENDSDSSDFGDCDSDEEQTIDDNIYGYRNDVEGRNFAENDEDIESVGSDFDSDDNQNVYMNEVSEIAFVNEDTVGQVFISNERDDASTDTSTTSNPPRPRKRRRVTTGTQNQARRLQQQQPQFIWNQNNPNNGSI, from the coding sequence ATGGCGGCCTGTTCTTCAAATGGGGAGCTTTCTGGGCAATTTTCAATCGAAAACGACAGTGATTCTAGCGATTTTGGTGACTGTGATTCAGACGAAGAACAAACCATCGATGACAACATTTACGGCTATCGAAATGATGTCGAAGGGAGAAATTTTGCTGAAAATGACGAGGACATCGAGTCAGTAGGCAGTGATTTTGACTCTGATGACAATCAAAATGTTTATATGAACGAAGTATCAGAGATTGCGTTCGTCAACGAAGACACAGTAGGCcaagtttttatttcaaatgaaaggGATGATGCATCAACAGACACTAGTACTACAAGCAATCCACCGAGGCCGCGGAAACGTCGAAGAGTAACGACAGGTACTCAAAACCAAGCAAGGCgcttacaacaacaacaaccgcAGTTTATTTGGAATCAAAACAATCCAAACAACGGATCAATATAG
- the LOC141864260 gene encoding uncharacterized protein LOC141864260: MTEENLPRLRATRTGNKGVVTKLIGEAETFLDGIHPLEEKARNRLARIEKVLKEKSELIHDLDEKIIAVCNVEDIEKEIEDAEDLKMRVMDAIEAISLGTTPTTPLTSNVSSNLEQGNNALFIPSSSPGLYSASPQQPQGNSGTGTETPIAARTKLPKLTLRRFKGDVTQFRTFWDTFESAVHSDPGLTKIDKFSYLVSLLEGSASRAIEGLPVTEENYDSAVEILKKRFGKPQQLISAHMEELLKLNVCVVDKPSQLRFLYDKISVNIRGLEALGVKSEQYGSLLIPIIMAKLPDEIRIQVARNTSQDVWEIDSLLDLIQSEIDAREMSEKIKAATEQVKRPSSSKTSLPTAGTFFGATSNTQSTVPRCVYCTERHFSASCRKVTDINARKDILRRDKRCFMCLKKGHLVDQCDKSCRNCKRRHHQSICQANSPVESLNSHPPPLEEKSSQSKPETQVPNNTTRVNTANTETPTTHFTTATSKGKGSVLLQTATAVATNEDQSKSTTVRVLFDSGSQRSYITDGVRSKLGLKSANIETLHLNTFGDGTYRKQRCEVVTLPIRTIENEYVAITALNFPIICSPLTERVNLQDHPHLEELELADSAESPDSIDILIGSDHYWDFVTGETIRGEFGPTAVRSKLGWLLSGPTNNSQNGTNVISNLVIAGENFTNGARESDEMSDMLKRFWDVESLGIVDADCEGEFVKRKAEITFNGSHYEVDLPWKGDSFPQSNNYGMCVTRLRSLHSKLKSEPKLLKEYDYIIQEQKKNGIVEIVPESEGQKIEEGKLSSRRIHYSPHHAVVRRDRETTKVRIVYDGSAKNRKDERSLNDCLEVGENYIPHIFEMLTRFRWNSVAL, translated from the coding sequence ATGACAGAGGAAAATCTTCCAAGACTACGCGCAACGCGTACTGGCAACAAGGGCGTAGTTACAAAACTCATCGGAGAAGCCGAAACCTTTTTAGATGGCATCCATCCACTCGAAGAAAAGGCAAGGAATCGGTTGGCACGAATCGAAAAGGTTCTGAAGGAGAAATCAGAATTGATTCACGATCTCGACGAGAAAATTATCGCGGTATGCAATGTTGAGGATAtcgaaaaggaaattgaagACGCTGAAGATTTAAAAATGCGTGTTATGGATGCGATCGAAGCTATTTCACTAGGAACAACGCCCACAACTCCTCTTACTTCAAATGTATCATCTAACCTCGAGCAAGGAAACAACGCCCTTTTTATACCTTCTTCATCACCTGGATTGTATTCAGCGAGTCCACAACAACCTCAGGGAAACTCTGGAACAGGAACGGAAACTCCGATAGCAGCTCGAACAAAATTGCCTAAACTAACACTACGTAGGTTCAAAGGGGATGTAACTCAATTTCGCACCTTCTGGGATACGTTCGAAAGTGCAGTTCACTCAGATCCTGGGCTGACAAAAATCGACAAGTTCAGTTATCTAGTTTCGTTATTAGAAGGTTCTGCATCACGCGCAATTGAAGGTTTGCCTGTAACAGAAGAAAACTACGACTCGGCAgtggaaattttgaagaagagATTTGGCAAACCGCAACAGCTTATTTCCGCTCACATGGAGGAGCTTCTCAAACTTAACGTCTGTGTTGTAGATAAACCAAGTCAACTTCGTTTTTTGTACGACAAAATAAGCGTTAACATCAGGGGGCTTGAAGCTCTAGGAGTCAAGTCCGAACAGTACGGTAGTTTACTTATTCCAATTATTATGGCCAAACTTCCGGACGAAATACGAATACAAGTGGCAAGAAATACGTCTCAAGACGTTTGGGAGATCGACTCCTTGCTCGATCTTATTCAAAGTGAAATTGATGCGAGGGAGATGAGCGAGAAAATTAAAGCTGCGACCGAGCAAGTTAAGCGTCCATCGTCCTCAAAAACCTCGCTACCGACAGCTGGAACCTTTTTTGGTGCCACCTCAAACACACAGTCGACTGTTCCAAGATGTGTTTACTGCACTGAAAGACATTTTTCAGCATCTTGCAGAAAGGTAACAGACATCAACGCCAGGAAAGACATTCTTAGACGCGACAAAAGGTGTTTCATGTGTTTGAAGAAAGGACATTTAGTTGATCAGTGCGACAAGAGTTGTAGGAATTGCAAGCGAAGACATCATCAATCTATCTGTCAAGCAAATTCACCCGTTGAATCACTGAATTCTCATCCTCCACCGCTCGAGGAAAAATCGTCTCAAAGCAAACCGGAGACCCAAGTCCCAAATAACACAACGAGAGTCAATACGGCTAATACAGAAACCCCTACAACTCATTTTACAACTGCGACGTCGAAAGGCAAGGGGAGTGTTTTGTTGCAAACCGCCACAGCTGTAGCAACCAATGAAGATCAGAGCAAATCGACGACCGTGCGAGTTCTGTTCGACAGCGGCAGTCAAAGATCTTACATTACCGACGGTGTAAGAAGTAAATTGGGTCTGAAGTCAGCAAATATCGAGACCTTGCATCTAAATACGTTCGGAGATGGGACTTATCGAAAACAAAGGTGTGAAGTCGTCACCTTGCCGATTCGAACCATCGAAAACGAATATGTCGCAATTACAGCGCTCAATTTCCCGATTATTTGCTCTCCGCTGACGGAAAGGGTGAACCTACAAGATCATCCGCATTTAGAAGAATTGGAGTTGGCTGACAGTGCTGAGAGTCCAGATTCGATCGACATTTTGATCGGTTCCGATCATTACTGGGACTTTGTCACAGGGGAAACTATTCGCGGAGAGTTTGGTCCCACTGCAGTTAGAAGTAAGCTGGGATGGCTTCTTTCTGGACCAACCAACAATTCCCAAAACGGAACAAATGTCATTTCCAATTTGGTCATAGCGGGCGAAAATTTCACAAACGGAGCAAGGGAAAGCGACGAGATGTCAGACATGCTGAAAAGATTCTGGGACGTTGAAAGCCTAGGCATTGTGGACGCCGACTGCGAAGGCGAATTTGTCAAACGAAAGGCAGAAATTACGTTCAATGGTAGTCATTATGAAGTCGACCTGCCTTGGAAGGGTGACTCTTTTCCACAATCTAACAATTATGGAATGTGTGTTACGAGGTTACGATCATTACATTCGAAATTGAAGAGTGAGCCGAAATTGCTGAAGGAATACGACTATATCATtcaagagcaaaaaaagaacGGGATCGTCGAAATTGTGCCGGAGAGCGAAGGTCAAAAAATAGAGGAAGGCAAACTTAGCTCGAGACGAATTCACTACTCGCCACATCACGCAGTCGTGCGAAGAGATCGCGAAACTACAAAGGTTAGAATCGTGTACGATGGCTCTGCGAAGAATCGAAAGGACGAACGATCTCTTAATGACTGTTTGGAGGTGGGAGAGAACTACATTCCTCACATCTTTGAAATGCTAACAAGATTTCGCTGGAACTCCGTCGCTCTATAA
- the LOC141864259 gene encoding uncharacterized protein LOC141864259 yields MVGIKPEDRDMLRFLWFKDPFAEKPETNEYRFNRLLFGLRPSPSILGETIAHHLNLYKQSEPEMYDLLRKSLYVDDLLTGEENDENGFVVYQKSKRIMASGGFNLRKWNTNSQTLLKSIEACENSQEQKGSVDHATAEDDESYAKSSITPGNSETKNDTVVKVLGMNWDTVEDNFFFNFTDLCDYGMSLPVTKRSVLKLSAMVFDPMGFLTPYTVEMKILFQELCLDKIDWDSNLPKHLLGTWNSLLNELKCLNNVKIPRCYFRSKPVQFELHGFSDASNRAYAGVVYIRSLYEYGGTDVRLVASKTRVAPLKRQTIPRLELLGALILARLMNSLDLTKGIVKTVYWTDSTTALCWIKNEKPWKQYVQHRAEEIRRLTSKNDWRHCPGKQNPADLPSRGTSAKDLTVV; encoded by the coding sequence ATGGTCGGAATTAAACCGGAAGACAGAGATATGTTACGCTTTCTGTGGTTCAAAGATCCGTTTGCCGAGAAACCAGAAACCAATGAATATCGATTTAATCGCTTATTGTTTGGTCTGAGGCCATCCCCTTCTATTCTTGGCGAAACCATTGCGCATCATCTAAATCTCTACAAACAAAGTGAACCCGAAATGTACGATCTGTTACGCAAGTCCCTGTACGTGGACGATCTTTTAACTGGAGAAGAGAACGACGAGAACGGTTTCGTTGTTTATCAGAAATCGAAGAGGATAATGGCTAGCGGTGGTTTCAATCTCAGAAAATGGAACACTAATtctcaaaccctgttgaaatCGATTGAAGCCTGCGAGAATTCGCAAGAACAAAAGGGATCAGTTGACCATGCTACAGCCGAAGATGATGAGTCGTACGCTAAATCGTCAATCACACCTGGAAATTCAGAAACGAAGAACGACACAGTGGTTAAGGTTCTTGGAATGAACTGGGACACTGTCGAAGACAACTTTTTCTTCAACTTTACTGATTTGTGTGATTATGGAATGTCACTTCCGGTAACCAAGCGTTCTGTTTTGAAGTTGTCAGCAATGGTATTTGACCCGATGGGATTTCTTACTCCGTACACTGTGGAAATGAAAATTCTATTCCAGGAACTCTGTCTTGACAAGATCGATTGGGATAGCAACCTGCCAAAACATCTTCTCGGAACCTGGAATTCATTACTTAACGAATTGAAGTGTTTGAACAATGTCAAAATACCCCGTTGTTATTTCCGATCAAAGCCTGTGCAATTCGAGCTCCATGGATTTAGCGACGCCTCTAACCGAGCTTACGCAGGAGTTGTTTACATCCGATCACTGTATGAATATGGTGGCACCGATGTTCGTCTAGTTGCCTCGAAAACGAGAGTGGCGCCGCTAAAAAGACAGACGATTCCACGCCTGGAATTGTTAGGTGCTCTCATCCTCGCCCGACTCATGAACAGCCTTGACTTGACCAAAGGTATTGTCAAAACCGTTTACTGGACAGATTCGACGACAGCCTTGTGTTGGATCAAAAACGAAAAGCCCTGGAAGCAATATGTACAACATCGAGCTGAAGAAATTCGTAGGTTGACCTCTAAGAACGACTGGCGTCATTGCCcgggaaaacaaaacccaGCGGACTTGCCGTCAAGGGGTACAAGTGCTAAGGATCTTACTGTGGTGTAA